The Kocuria sp. TGY1127_2 genome includes a window with the following:
- a CDS encoding aldo/keto reductase, producing the protein MSILNETYTLSNGVEIPKLGLGTWFINDDQAAQAVRDAVGIGYRNIDTAQAYGNEQGVGDGVRNCGVSREDLFVSTKLAAEIKDYDEAVAAIDESLGKLDIGYIDLMLIHAPQPWDDFRGGDYAEGNRQAWRALEEAHQAGKIRSIGVSNFLQEDLDNILDNGTVAPHVNQILVHTGNTPSELIAYCESKAIFVEAYSPIAHGEILKNKEVAAIAEKYGVSVPQLCIRYTLQLGTVSLPKTANPDHMRSNAQVDFAISEEDMDALRTLDEKDYGENAVFPVYSGK; encoded by the coding sequence ATGAGCATCCTGAATGAAACCTATACTCTGTCCAACGGCGTCGAGATCCCGAAGCTGGGTCTGGGCACATGGTTCATCAACGACGATCAGGCGGCACAGGCCGTGCGCGATGCCGTCGGGATCGGGTACCGCAACATCGACACCGCCCAGGCTTACGGCAATGAACAAGGGGTCGGCGACGGCGTACGCAACTGCGGAGTGAGCCGAGAGGACCTGTTTGTGTCCACAAAGCTGGCCGCGGAGATCAAGGATTACGACGAGGCGGTCGCCGCGATCGACGAGTCGCTGGGGAAGCTCGACATCGGGTACATCGATCTCATGCTGATCCACGCTCCGCAGCCGTGGGACGACTTCCGAGGTGGTGACTACGCAGAGGGCAACCGACAGGCATGGAGAGCCCTGGAGGAGGCACACCAGGCGGGCAAGATCCGCTCCATCGGGGTGTCAAACTTCCTGCAGGAAGACCTCGACAACATCCTCGACAACGGCACGGTTGCACCGCACGTGAACCAGATCCTCGTCCACACCGGTAACACCCCCTCCGAGCTCATCGCCTACTGCGAAAGCAAGGCCATCTTCGTTGAAGCGTACTCACCCATCGCGCACGGCGAGATTCTGAAGAACAAGGAAGTCGCCGCGATCGCGGAGAAATACGGGGTGTCGGTTCCTCAGCTGTGCATCCGCTACACGCTTCAGCTCGGCACCGTATCGTTGCCCAAGACCGCGAACCCCGACCATATGCGCTCCAACGCGCAGGTCGACTTCGCAATCAGCGAGGAGGACATGGACGCGTTGCGCACCTTGGACGAGAAGGACTACGGGGAGAACGCCGTGTTCCCCGTCTACAGCGGCAAGTGA
- a CDS encoding cupin domain-containing protein has protein sequence MNNNEFDQIFPLGEKNDALAQYFIGQSYLAPLTGGSVPVNNVSFEPGCRNNWHIHHGTAGGGDQILLCTAGSGWYQAEGEDPVSLEPGKAIRVPAGTKHWHGAKADSWFSHVAFITPGENVSNEWLEPVNDQMYDELPKTRK, from the coding sequence ATGAACAACAACGAATTCGACCAGATCTTCCCGCTCGGTGAGAAGAACGATGCCCTCGCGCAGTACTTCATCGGGCAGAGTTACCTCGCCCCGCTGACCGGCGGGAGCGTTCCCGTCAACAACGTCTCTTTCGAGCCGGGCTGCCGTAATAACTGGCACATCCACCATGGCACCGCAGGCGGGGGTGACCAGATCCTGCTCTGCACCGCCGGCAGCGGCTGGTACCAGGCCGAGGGTGAGGATCCTGTCAGCTTGGAGCCGGGAAAGGCAATTCGTGTCCCGGCCGGTACGAAGCACTGGCACGGGGCGAAGGCCGACTCGTGGTTTTCCCACGTCGCTTTCATCACCCCGGGCGAGAATGTCAGTAATGAATGGCTCGAACCGGTCAACGACCAGATGTACGACGAACTGCCGAAGACAAGGAAGTAA
- a CDS encoding helix-turn-helix domain-containing protein translates to MAGDTKMNELGTFLKTRRGELTPRDAGLPEGSGTRRVVGLRREEVAQLASISPDYYTRIEQGRIKVSAPVLNTLAEVLQMDDDQRRYLVSLAGKPSNRAPRRTVQKVQPQLRRLLGDLMATPAIVMGRRMDILAWNDLAAAMMVDFGKIPQKHRNYVRILFTDPVMRALYADWESVAQTAVAQLRMEAAKYPDDPRLSSLVGELSVQDSQFSQWWAGRTVKSLTIGTKTLNHATVGELVLDWDTLVEAHDAEQQLVVWTAPPESATHEALRFLASGAAGETTEQEEGRTTGSG, encoded by the coding sequence ATGGCTGGTGATACGAAGATGAACGAGCTCGGCACGTTCCTCAAGACGAGACGCGGTGAGCTCACGCCCCGCGACGCCGGGCTCCCGGAGGGCTCCGGTACTCGGCGTGTGGTCGGCCTACGTCGTGAGGAAGTGGCGCAGCTAGCTTCGATCAGCCCCGACTATTACACGCGCATCGAGCAGGGCCGCATCAAGGTCTCCGCTCCCGTGCTGAACACCCTCGCTGAGGTTCTGCAGATGGACGACGACCAGCGGCGGTACCTGGTCAGTCTCGCGGGGAAGCCCTCCAACCGGGCTCCGCGCAGGACCGTGCAGAAGGTCCAACCACAGCTACGGCGTCTGCTCGGTGATCTGATGGCGACGCCGGCGATCGTGATGGGTAGACGCATGGACATTCTCGCGTGGAACGACCTGGCGGCCGCGATGATGGTCGACTTCGGGAAGATCCCGCAGAAGCACCGCAACTACGTACGCATCTTGTTCACAGACCCGGTGATGCGTGCTCTCTACGCCGATTGGGAAAGCGTCGCCCAGACGGCGGTCGCGCAGCTGCGCATGGAGGCCGCGAAATACCCCGACGACCCGCGATTGAGCTCACTGGTCGGAGAGCTCTCCGTGCAGGATTCCCAGTTCAGTCAGTGGTGGGCCGGTCGCACGGTCAAGAGCCTCACCATCGGCACCAAGACGCTCAACCATGCGACGGTCGGCGAACTGGTGCTCGACTGGGACACCCTCGTCGAAGCGCACGACGCCGAGCAGCAGCTCGTCGTCTGGACGGCCCCGCCGGAGAGCGCCACTCACGAGGCCCTGCGCTTCTTGGCCTCCGGGGCCGCCGGCGAGACGACGGAGCAAGAGGAAGGCCGCACCACCGGATCGGGCTGA
- a CDS encoding zinc-binding dehydrogenase, giving the protein MTDMMRALISGRGPQWTVDDVPVPQPRRGQVLIRNYASATNSADLPMLDEADPCNGGSGEESIAGFEYAGEIAAVGEDGGSWQVGDPVMGTFPSAFAEYIVADHRFVLSRPETLDPDVACTLPTALLTEYGALTVAGFEPGQSVLSTGASTGIGMIGVQIAKALGASQVIATTRSADKRELLAALGADTVIVTGEEDLTQAVLTATGDKGAEVVLDHVAGDTFAQCLPATAIDGHVVNIGRLAGPASTINIDSLSYRHLTVSGVSFGFSRDWETVPILEGLRAKVLPAVGRGEIRPVIDSAFDIADIQQATERLRSGKAIGKVVLSFA; this is encoded by the coding sequence ATGACTGACATGATGCGAGCACTGATCAGCGGTCGCGGTCCGCAGTGGACGGTCGACGACGTGCCCGTCCCGCAGCCGCGACGGGGTCAGGTCCTCATCCGCAACTATGCTTCGGCAACGAACAGTGCCGATCTGCCCATGTTGGACGAGGCCGATCCCTGCAATGGAGGCAGCGGAGAAGAGTCCATTGCGGGATTCGAGTATGCCGGAGAGATCGCCGCCGTCGGGGAAGACGGCGGCAGTTGGCAGGTCGGCGACCCGGTGATGGGCACCTTCCCGTCAGCGTTTGCCGAATACATCGTGGCCGACCACCGGTTCGTGCTGTCACGGCCCGAAACTCTCGACCCGGACGTGGCGTGCACACTTCCGACTGCTCTACTGACCGAGTATGGGGCGCTCACCGTCGCAGGCTTCGAGCCAGGACAGAGCGTCTTGAGCACGGGGGCGTCGACCGGGATCGGCATGATCGGGGTGCAGATCGCCAAGGCGCTCGGTGCGTCACAGGTCATCGCGACCACCCGCAGTGCCGATAAACGGGAGCTACTCGCAGCCCTCGGCGCGGACACCGTGATCGTCACCGGGGAGGAAGACCTCACCCAGGCTGTGCTCACCGCCACCGGTGACAAGGGCGCTGAGGTGGTCCTCGACCACGTGGCCGGCGACACGTTCGCCCAATGCCTGCCCGCCACGGCCATAGACGGTCACGTGGTGAACATCGGACGGCTGGCCGGTCCTGCCTCCACGATTAATATCGACTCCTTGTCCTACCGGCACCTGACCGTCAGCGGCGTCTCTTTCGGGTTCTCCCGGGACTGGGAAACTGTTCCGATTCTGGAGGGTCTGCGCGCAAAGGTGCTGCCGGCCGTCGGACGCGGCGAGATCCGCCCCGTCATCGACTCCGCCTTCGACATCGCGGACATCCAACAGGCCACCGAGCGGCTGCGCTCCGGCAAGGCGATCGGGAAGGTCGTCTTGTCCTTTGCCTAA
- a CDS encoding GNAT family N-acetyltransferase — MTKSTFPDKPTLHGDLVTLRPIRGEDAETMDVILHSDQESAQLTGSVHSSHEPPTGIPIQRLREIYQAWAVADDRLVLAVVDHSTGAMVGEIVLNEWDQQNHSCNFRTLIGASGCGRGLGTEATRLMVRHGLTTLGLHRISLEVYDFNPRARRVYGKAGSIYEGTGRDALRFDDAWVDVHYMAVIAPN; from the coding sequence ATGACTAAGTCCACTTTCCCCGACAAACCCACTCTGCACGGTGATTTGGTGACCCTGCGTCCTATTCGAGGTGAAGACGCAGAAACTATGGATGTGATCCTCCACTCGGATCAGGAGAGCGCACAACTGACCGGGTCGGTGCACTCAAGCCATGAACCACCTACGGGTATACCGATTCAACGTTTGCGTGAGATCTATCAGGCCTGGGCGGTTGCCGATGACCGGCTGGTGCTGGCTGTTGTCGATCATTCGACCGGAGCCATGGTCGGGGAGATTGTTCTCAATGAGTGGGACCAGCAGAACCACTCATGCAATTTCAGAACATTGATCGGTGCTTCTGGATGCGGACGGGGGCTTGGCACCGAAGCCACACGCTTGATGGTTCGCCACGGTCTCACGACATTGGGTCTACACCGCATCAGCCTGGAAGTGTACGACTTCAATCCGCGCGCACGTCGGGTTTACGGGAAGGCCGGGTCTATTTATGAGGGGACCGGTCGGGATGCGCTTCGGTTTGATGATGCGTGGGTCGATGTCCATTACATGGCCGTGATCGCCCCGAATTAG
- a CDS encoding MFS transporter has translation MWLTGFGLGLVGDQVFYLALAWTAAQMAAPAMAGLIVGIGAAPRAAFLLFGGAVSDRFGPRPVALVSDAARLLTMLAFGTLAITSAGSIPALIILALVFGLIDAFFLPAVGALPTRIVTQEQLGDVQTIRSAVQRISTVVGPPLGGYLLSTFGFATAILANVILVSGSCTALYFTRELPQEKLDDKDSAEVGLVQEAWQGIRYALRDPGLRAMLILITIAESAYTGPFTTGLTLLARESHWQASEAGMVLAFFGGGACISALGLTLFKAGSNAGALALAAIVAMGPAVAAIALSTSHAQAALCASIAGIFAGISATLLVALFLTRTDPSHAGRVMAALNLATLGAAPASYFFSGLIASSFSPAAVFIAAGALLCFSGVLGLISPTLRNQRF, from the coding sequence ATGTGGTTGACCGGGTTCGGTCTGGGGCTGGTTGGGGATCAAGTTTTCTACCTGGCTTTGGCCTGGACTGCGGCACAAATGGCCGCCCCGGCGATGGCTGGGTTGATCGTCGGAATTGGAGCAGCCCCTCGGGCAGCGTTCCTTCTATTCGGTGGAGCGGTATCTGATCGTTTCGGACCTCGACCAGTGGCACTGGTTTCAGATGCGGCTCGCTTGTTGACCATGCTCGCCTTCGGGACCCTCGCTATCACCTCAGCAGGATCCATACCGGCGCTGATCATCCTCGCACTAGTTTTCGGTCTTATCGATGCATTCTTTCTTCCCGCTGTCGGAGCGCTTCCGACCCGGATCGTGACCCAAGAACAGCTCGGAGACGTGCAAACCATCCGTTCGGCAGTTCAACGAATTTCCACCGTGGTAGGACCGCCCTTGGGTGGCTACCTCCTGAGCACCTTCGGCTTCGCCACCGCAATATTGGCCAACGTCATATTAGTCAGCGGGTCGTGCACAGCTTTATATTTCACCCGAGAACTTCCACAAGAGAAACTTGATGATAAAGATTCTGCTGAAGTCGGCCTCGTCCAAGAGGCTTGGCAAGGTATCCGATACGCCCTGCGCGACCCTGGCCTGAGGGCCATGCTTATCCTGATCACCATCGCGGAATCCGCCTATACCGGACCATTCACCACCGGACTGACGCTGTTAGCACGTGAATCTCACTGGCAAGCCAGCGAAGCCGGGATGGTCCTAGCGTTCTTCGGCGGCGGCGCCTGCATTTCAGCGCTTGGTCTGACCCTCTTTAAAGCAGGTTCAAACGCTGGGGCCTTAGCGTTGGCCGCAATCGTGGCCATGGGTCCAGCCGTCGCAGCAATAGCGCTTTCGACCAGCCATGCGCAGGCTGCCCTGTGTGCATCTATCGCTGGAATATTTGCCGGGATCAGTGCGACTCTGCTAGTCGCACTGTTCCTGACGCGGACCGACCCTTCCCACGCCGGACGAGTTATGGCTGCCTTGAACCTGGCCACCCTGGGCGCTGCTCCTGCTTCGTATTTCTTCTCCGGGCTGATCGCCAGCTCCTTCTCACCGGCAGCAGTGTTCATAGCAGCCGGGGCACTGCTCTGTTTCAGCGGTGTCCTTGGGCTGATCTCGCCAACTTTACGGAACCAGCGCTTCTAA
- a CDS encoding helix-turn-helix domain-containing protein, protein MSQSPNLQRTSQMRVLAHPTRLRLLALLRELGPQTAAHLAKHVDEAPGTLSYHLAKLAEEGFIEPAPEAGTDARQRWWRACNEKTSWTNAEFSSDPEKLSAQKDMYRFVFQYYSQQFDTYLDQTVTLTDDWVNSGFATDRHFRLTSQQLHQLNTEIQALEQRWLEISALNKGTDNAAAVFFLAQGYRQP, encoded by the coding sequence ATGTCGCAGTCGCCGAATCTTCAACGCACCAGTCAGATGCGCGTGCTGGCCCATCCCACCCGCCTTCGACTCTTGGCCCTATTGCGGGAGCTGGGACCGCAAACAGCGGCCCATCTTGCCAAACACGTCGACGAAGCCCCGGGCACGCTAAGTTATCACCTCGCCAAACTGGCCGAGGAAGGCTTCATCGAACCTGCACCCGAAGCAGGTACGGATGCCCGCCAAAGGTGGTGGAGAGCCTGCAACGAAAAGACGAGCTGGACCAACGCTGAATTCTCGAGCGACCCCGAAAAGCTCTCAGCGCAAAAGGACATGTATAGGTTTGTTTTCCAGTACTACAGCCAGCAATTCGATACATATCTCGATCAGACCGTCACCCTCACCGACGATTGGGTCAACTCCGGGTTCGCTACCGACCGTCATTTCCGGCTGACGTCGCAGCAACTCCACCAGCTCAATACAGAAATCCAGGCCTTGGAACAACGATGGCTTGAAATCAGTGCCCTGAACAAGGGAACGGACAACGCAGCAGCAGTCTTCTTCCTCGCGCAGGGCTATCGGCAGCCGTGA
- a CDS encoding GNAT family N-acetyltransferase yields MEPLRLPLRTSRLTLRLHQESDAAWMHRVDSSPEVCRFLPYGPFSAEEAVRKNRQRMNRTGLDGGEGSLGLVLEYQGEPFGSISLWLTDRRYRAAEIGWVIDPDYSGKGLATEAVTEMLDAAFGHYILHRLEARVDPRNTASVRLARRVGMVHEDHLREDFWIKDE; encoded by the coding sequence ATGGAACCGTTGCGCTTGCCCCTGCGTACCAGCAGACTCACACTTCGCTTGCATCAGGAATCCGACGCCGCCTGGATGCATCGGGTTGACTCGAGTCCGGAAGTTTGCCGATTCTTGCCCTACGGTCCCTTCTCGGCAGAGGAGGCTGTGCGCAAGAACCGTCAACGCATGAATCGCACCGGCCTGGATGGCGGGGAAGGTTCGCTCGGTCTCGTGCTCGAATACCAGGGGGAGCCTTTCGGGTCGATATCACTGTGGTTGACCGACCGCCGATACCGTGCCGCCGAGATCGGGTGGGTCATCGACCCGGACTACAGCGGAAAAGGACTGGCAACCGAAGCCGTCACAGAGATGCTGGATGCAGCTTTTGGGCACTACATACTCCATCGGCTCGAAGCGCGGGTCGATCCCAGAAATACAGCCTCAGTCAGACTGGCTCGGCGTGTAGGAATGGTCCACGAGGACCATCTGCGGGAAGACTTTTGGATCAAGGACGAATAG
- a CDS encoding MFS transporter encodes MSQTRELSELVDKKSLRKSVIAGSIGVLVHWFDWAVYAYLASTIAVIFFPGSDKTAGLLATFGVFAVSFLVRPLGAVIFGRLGDRLGRKRTLSLVILFMALATLVLGALPTYSQIGVWAPILLMATRVVQGLAAGGEFGSAAAFLGEFSPKKHRGFGCSWLEVGSLSGFLLASIVVFALNQTLSSEEVLSWGWRIPFLITVPLGLIGLYLRTKIEDTPEFEKIQNLESLSQAPIKEMFTRNRKEFIQTCGMEIFMNVTFYVVLVYLLTYQEVYLDFDPSRAALLSALASALGLIAVPISGIASDRFGRKPVLMTAAISLTALSVPLFALMNLGAPWAVFASTFGLALLLSIILGTHAVTIVELFPTRTRQTGLSIAYAVTAALFAGTAPYALTWVIDTTGSELTPGYFLLAIGVVGIVTVLSLPETRGVPLLKPADLGGRIAPSLTERTPEQNGLLSDLEARN; translated from the coding sequence ATGAGTCAGACAAGAGAGCTCAGCGAGCTCGTCGACAAGAAAAGCTTGCGGAAAAGTGTCATTGCCGGGTCGATCGGCGTTCTGGTGCACTGGTTCGATTGGGCGGTATATGCCTATCTGGCCAGCACCATCGCGGTAATCTTCTTCCCTGGATCTGATAAGACTGCCGGGCTGCTGGCGACCTTCGGCGTATTTGCCGTCTCTTTCCTCGTCAGGCCCCTGGGAGCTGTAATTTTCGGCAGGCTCGGCGACCGCCTCGGCAGAAAACGGACGTTGTCACTGGTTATCCTGTTCATGGCCTTGGCCACCCTAGTACTTGGCGCCCTGCCCACTTATAGCCAAATCGGCGTGTGGGCACCAATCCTTCTGATGGCTACGCGCGTCGTCCAGGGCTTAGCTGCCGGTGGAGAATTCGGGAGCGCTGCTGCCTTCCTGGGCGAGTTCTCTCCGAAAAAGCACCGCGGGTTCGGCTGTAGCTGGCTGGAGGTTGGCAGTCTGTCAGGTTTTCTCCTCGCCTCCATCGTCGTCTTTGCGCTTAACCAGACGCTGAGCTCAGAGGAAGTCCTGAGTTGGGGATGGAGGATCCCGTTCCTCATCACTGTCCCGCTGGGCCTAATCGGGCTCTACCTCCGCACCAAGATTGAGGACACTCCTGAATTTGAAAAGATCCAGAACCTGGAATCGCTCTCCCAGGCTCCCATCAAGGAGATGTTTACCAGAAACCGTAAGGAATTTATTCAAACGTGCGGCATGGAAATTTTTATGAATGTCACCTTCTATGTCGTTCTTGTGTATTTGCTTACGTATCAAGAAGTCTACCTCGACTTCGATCCGTCCCGGGCGGCGTTGTTGTCCGCTCTCGCCTCGGCGCTAGGACTGATCGCCGTGCCAATATCCGGAATCGCCTCTGACCGATTCGGACGCAAGCCCGTCCTCATGACAGCGGCCATCAGCCTGACGGCGCTCTCGGTTCCCCTATTTGCTCTCATGAACCTGGGTGCCCCCTGGGCTGTTTTCGCGTCGACCTTCGGGTTGGCCCTGTTGTTGTCGATCATCCTTGGAACCCACGCCGTGACCATTGTAGAGCTGTTCCCGACGAGGACCCGCCAGACAGGCCTGTCGATCGCATACGCCGTCACTGCAGCCTTATTCGCTGGTACTGCTCCCTATGCCCTGACCTGGGTGATCGACACGACCGGCAGCGAACTGACCCCTGGGTACTTCCTGTTGGCCATCGGTGTCGTCGGCATCGTCACCGTCCTCTCCCTCCCCGAGACCCGAGGGGTGCCGCTATTGAAGCCAGCCGACCTCGGGGGCCGGATCGCTCCCTCCCTGACGGAGAGGACACCTGAACAGAACGGTCTGCTTTCCGACCTCGAGGCTCGCAATTGA
- a CDS encoding M20 family metallopeptidase produces the protein MNTGTKKDALSEAVRSKTEAVLPELIAYSERLHAHPELGWKEYQAAAWSANLLESHGFNVEREYLSFPTAFRAVAGKGRRRIGLMVEYDALPGLGHACGHNLIAAISCGAGIALAQHAAEMDLTVEVFGTPAEEGGGGKIELLNRGAFNGLSLAMMAHPGPVDSADVRPYAVAHHHVEYTGRSAHAAAYPEQGVNANDAFILAQTAIALMRQQLPSGTRVHGIQTRGGEAPNAIPEKTEGRWYVRAGSLDRLKAIEERVKQCFEGGAVATGCRLSMTPESEPYSEFRTEEAAMDLYVGHAQALGRRFDAPAEQATMSRASTDMGNVSQTVPAIHPYIGLGCYPDTNHQPGFAQHCIGAAANRAIHDGATALALTGLDYVATLVETE, from the coding sequence ATGAATACTGGTACCAAGAAGGATGCGTTGAGCGAGGCGGTCAGGTCCAAAACCGAGGCCGTCCTGCCGGAGCTTATTGCTTATTCGGAACGACTTCATGCCCATCCCGAACTGGGGTGGAAGGAGTATCAGGCTGCAGCCTGGAGCGCGAACCTTCTGGAATCCCACGGTTTCAACGTAGAACGGGAATATCTGTCATTCCCTACAGCATTCCGAGCGGTGGCTGGTAAGGGACGACGCCGGATTGGGCTGATGGTCGAATACGATGCGCTTCCCGGTCTCGGTCACGCGTGTGGGCATAATTTGATCGCTGCGATCTCGTGTGGTGCCGGAATCGCCCTCGCCCAGCACGCTGCCGAGATGGATTTGACCGTGGAGGTCTTTGGCACTCCTGCTGAAGAAGGTGGCGGCGGCAAGATTGAGCTTCTTAACCGCGGAGCTTTCAACGGGCTGTCCTTGGCCATGATGGCTCACCCTGGACCCGTGGACTCGGCCGATGTCAGACCCTACGCCGTGGCCCATCACCACGTGGAATATACGGGACGGTCTGCTCATGCCGCTGCCTACCCGGAACAAGGTGTCAATGCCAATGATGCGTTCATCCTCGCGCAGACGGCGATCGCTTTAATGCGTCAGCAGCTGCCGTCCGGAACCCGAGTTCACGGGATCCAAACCCGCGGGGGAGAAGCCCCGAACGCCATCCCGGAGAAGACAGAGGGGCGCTGGTATGTCCGTGCCGGGTCGCTTGACAGGCTCAAGGCCATTGAAGAACGAGTGAAACAATGCTTCGAAGGAGGCGCCGTCGCCACCGGTTGCAGGCTCTCCATGACTCCTGAGTCCGAGCCGTACTCGGAATTCAGAACAGAGGAGGCAGCAATGGATTTGTACGTCGGCCATGCTCAAGCGCTTGGTCGTCGTTTCGATGCACCTGCTGAACAAGCCACGATGAGTCGGGCCTCGACGGATATGGGCAACGTTTCACAAACCGTTCCCGCGATTCATCCTTATATCGGTCTCGGCTGCTATCCGGATACGAATCATCAACCGGGATTTGCCCAGCACTGCATCGGGGCAGCTGCAAATCGCGCGATTCATGACGGGGCGACCGCTCTTGCACTGACCGGCCTTGATTACGTCGCCACTCTCGTGGAGACAGAATAA
- a CDS encoding DUF1028 domain-containing protein, protein MTFSIIGADGQGRYGLAVTSSSPAVAARCAHLRDGVGAVSSQNITDPRLGTILLDRLESGSSAHQALDELVDETDDIEYRQLVVLDAQGASAVFHGDETLGKHAEAHGDHCVSAGNMLANASVPQAVCEAFEGTTGELEQRLLAALQGGIAAGGEEGPVYSAGLSVVSGHGWRDTDLRVDWHEDPITALEDLLKTWLPRREDYVTRAVDPAASVGYGVPGDDR, encoded by the coding sequence ATGACATTTAGCATTATCGGAGCTGATGGGCAGGGCCGGTACGGTCTGGCCGTTACTTCTTCGTCCCCTGCGGTCGCTGCCCGTTGTGCGCACCTTCGCGACGGTGTCGGGGCGGTCAGCTCGCAGAACATCACTGATCCGCGCCTGGGCACGATCCTGCTGGACCGTCTGGAGTCAGGATCGTCTGCACACCAAGCACTCGACGAGCTCGTGGACGAGACCGACGACATAGAGTACCGCCAGTTGGTGGTGCTCGACGCGCAAGGCGCCTCGGCCGTTTTCCACGGAGACGAAACGCTCGGCAAGCATGCCGAGGCCCACGGTGACCATTGTGTATCCGCCGGAAACATGCTGGCCAATGCCAGTGTGCCGCAAGCGGTGTGCGAGGCGTTCGAGGGAACAACCGGTGAGCTTGAACAAAGACTCCTCGCGGCCTTGCAGGGAGGAATTGCCGCTGGCGGTGAAGAAGGCCCCGTTTACTCCGCCGGCTTGAGCGTGGTCTCAGGTCATGGATGGAGAGACACTGACCTTCGAGTGGATTGGCACGAGGACCCCATCACAGCACTGGAGGACCTGTTAAAGACATGGCTCCCCCGGCGTGAAGACTATGTGACGCGTGCCGTGGACCCGGCTGCATCGGTCGGGTACGGCGTACCTGGCGATGACCGCTGA
- a CDS encoding RidA family protein: MKHTRIRPFNTKDTYPEQNLDNDLCQAVVANGVVYLRGQIGQDVDTRESVGIGDVRAQTEQAMSNIKMFLEEAGGELEDIVKVTVYIVDPRYREEVYQTMGRWLTGVFPVSTGIVVSALARPEWLVEIDATAVLSKESA; the protein is encoded by the coding sequence ATGAAGCACACTCGTATTCGTCCTTTCAATACCAAAGACACATATCCCGAACAGAACCTGGACAACGATCTGTGCCAGGCTGTGGTGGCCAACGGTGTCGTCTACCTGCGCGGGCAGATCGGACAGGATGTGGACACTCGGGAGTCGGTGGGCATCGGAGACGTCAGGGCTCAGACTGAGCAGGCCATGAGCAACATCAAGATGTTTCTCGAGGAGGCCGGCGGCGAGCTCGAGGACATCGTCAAGGTCACGGTCTACATCGTCGACCCGCGTTATCGAGAGGAGGTCTACCAGACCATGGGACGCTGGCTGACAGGCGTTTTCCCGGTCTCGACCGGCATAGTGGTCTCTGCTCTGGCCAGACCCGAATGGCTCGTGGAGATCGACGCTACTGCGGTCTTGAGCAAGGAGTCGGCATGA